CAAACGTTTAACTCTGGGTAAAAATGTGTAATTTTGCTTCTTGTTATTGTTTTTTATAAGATTCACAGCTTAATTGTTAGTATGCGTTTAGTATTGTGCTTTGGCGTTGTTATTTTTTTACTTGGTTTAGTTAGCAGTAATACGGCTTTTGCCCAGCAAGATGCCCAATACACTCACTATATGTTTAATAGTTTGGCCTTTAACCCTGGCTATGCCGGCACACGCGGCGCACTTAACTTTACCGCCTTGGGGCGATTTCAGTGGGTAGGCGTTGAGGGGGCACCTAAAACCTTTGTATTAAGCGGACATAGCCCAATTACAAACCAAAACATGGGCGTAGGCGGCTGGGTCGAAACCGATAGAATTGGGGTGCATAACCGCACCAGTTTATTTGGCAATTATGCCTATCATTTACCGGTTAGCGAGCAAAATACCCTTTCCTTGGGTTTAACCGCCGGCTTTTGGCACTACGCCTCAAACTGGGGCAATGCGGGCAATATATTAAACCCCGATGACCCAAACGCCATAAACGAATCGAGTAAAATTTTACCCAATTTTGGCTTGGGCGCATTTTTTTATGGCGAAAACTATTATGCCGGATTGTCGGCCCCACATATTTTAGCCCAAAAATTAGACGAAATAGCCCTTGAAGCCAAACAATTTTTACACCTCTATTTAACAGGCGGCTATTTGTTCCCGCTTAGCGAAAAATTACAGTTAATGCCAACCGCCTTAGTAAAAATGACACCTAACAGTTCGCCTGTTACTTTTGATGTTAATGCTAACCTTATTTTTGACAACAAATTTGGCATAGGTGTAGGCTACCGCAACTCAGACGCCATAGACGTTATGTTGCAATTTAACCACAAACAACTGCGCATAGGCTATGCCTACGACCTAACCCTAAGCCAACTTAAAACTTTTGGCAGCGGCTCGCACGAGATTATGCTGGGTATTGACCTTGGCAATAAAGGTAATGATGATTTTGGCAGCGATGGGAAAGTATTAAGCCCGAGATTTTTTTAGAAAGAAACTGGCCAAATAAATTATTTTTTCACTTCCGGATGTGGTGCATTTGCCAACAGCACTTCATCCGGATTTTTTTTGCCTAATCAAACCCGGCTTGAATTAGGACGAAAGACTTCTATTTATAAATCTAAAAAATAGTAAAAATTAGCATTAAATCGTAAATTTGCACTCCACTAAAAAACCTGTTTATGTTGGTATCGCCCGATGTTTTAGATAAGTTTATAGAACAAATATTAGCCGAAGATGTGCGCGAAGGCGACCATACTTCAAACGCTTGTATTCCGGAATTTGCCGAGGGTAAAGCGCGCCTATTGGTAAAACAATCCGGAATATTGGCCGGAGTTGCCGTTGCCGAACGCATTTTTCATAAAGTAAGCCCCCATTTGGCCTTGCAAATTTACTTGCTCGATGGCACCCCTATTGAACCCGGCAACATAGCATTTGAAGTGAGCGGGCCTATACGCAGTATTTTATTAGCCGAACGAATGGTACTAAATTGTATGCAGCGCATGAGCGGCGTAGCCACCCTAACCAACCAATATGTTAAGGCAATTGCTGGCACCAAAGCCAAAATTCTCGACACCCGCAAAACGACACCCGGCATCCGTTTTCTCGAAAAATGGGCAGTGCGCATAGGCGGCGGCTATAATCACCGCTTTGGCTTGTACGATATGCTAATGATTAAAGACAACCACCACGATTTTTGTGGCGGTATTACCAAAGCTGTATCAGCAGCCCAAAAATATTTAACCGAAAAAGGATTATCGCATTTAAAAATTGAATTGGAAGTGCGCAATTTAACCGAGTTAGAAGAAGCACTTGCCGTAGGCCAAATTAACCGCATTATGTTCGACAATTTTACCCCCGAACTAACCCGCCAGGCCGTACAAATGGTAAATGGTCGCTACGAAACCGAGTCTTCGGGGGGTATTACCCTGCAAACCATTGCTGCCTACGCCCAAACGGGTGTCGATTTTATATCGGTGGGCGCACTTACCCACTCAAGCCAAAGTTTAGACTTAAGTTTAAAGGCATTCACCTAACAAACCCAATAAATGAATGCAATAAGGTGAAATTGCCCGATACTGTTTAATTTTTAAGCGACAACCAAAACCAATTAGCTACACATCAACGAATTACTATTACTACTGCCATGATAAGTCGAAAATCGGCCAATAACCCGCCACATGTTACCGCTACTGCATCGCAATGGCTACATTTTGGGCTATTATGCAAGCGACTGCTTATTGTAATGGCTATTTACACAATTTTGCGCCTTGCCTTTTTTGGCTACAATATAGGCTTGTTCCCTAATGTTGGGTTGGCTAAATTATTATACATTTGTTTTCATGGCTTGCGGTTCGATATTTCGGCCATTTTGTACGTTAATGCTTTGTTTGTTGTCGGCCATTTATTGCCTTTCCCTTTTCGCAAATACAAAGCCTATCAAATAGGGTTAAAAATACTGTTTTTTGTATTTAATTTGCCCGCCTTATTTTTTGCCGTTACCGACCTTGAGTTTTACAAGTACCAGCTTAAACGCGCCGATATAGGTATTTTAGGCACCGCCAAAGATTTTGCCTTGCGCCTTGGGCAGGTTTTCCGCGATTTTTGGTTTTTATTTATTCTTGGTTTTTTATTATTTTGGGCTATTGCCCGCATTTATAAAAGTACAGCCCCTAAAACCTACCAAATGCCCCATAAATGGTTAGCACAAATTGCTATTTTTATATTGGGTATTGGACTTACTATTTTAGGTATGCGAGGTGGCGTATCGTTAAAACCCATTAAACCACTAACTGCCGCTTATTACGTAGAGCAAAATTTAGTGCCAATTGTAAACAACACCCCGTTTAATATTATTCATTCGATTGCCCGAAAAAATATCGTTGAACCGACTTATTTTAGCCCTCAACAGTTAGACAGTTTGTGTAATATCTATTTTTATCCGGAAGAAAAAAGCAAGTTTAAGCCACAAAACGTTGTAATACTTATTGTTGAAAGCTTTTCGTCAATTTACACCGGATTAAATCCTTCCGGAAAATCATATACCCCGTTTTTAGACAGTTTGGCACAAAAAGGCCTACTATGTACTAATGCGTTTTCGAACGGAAAACAAAGCAACCAAGGCGTACCGGCCATATTGGCAAGTTTGCCCGTTTTGATGCACGACCCCTATATTGCCTCGAACTACCAACAAAGTTGGATTTTAGGTATTCCGGGTTTATTGAAAAGAAGGGCTACGAGTCGGCATTTTTTCATGGCGCACAAAACGGCTCTTTCAATTTCGACAGTTTTGCAAAATCGGAGGGTTTTGACCACTATTACGGTCGCCGCGAGTATAATAACGATGCCGATTTCGATGGCACCTGGGGCATTTTTGACGGCCCATTTTTACAGTTTAGTGCCGAAAAAATAAATCAGTTAAAACCACCATTTGTAGCGTCAATATTTACTTTGTCGTCTCACCAGCCTTATGCTTTGCCGCCCGGCTTTGAAGGGCGGTTTAAGGGCGATGAATTGTTGCAAAGTGTAGGTTATGCCGATTATGCCTTAGAACAATTTTTTGAAACCGTAAAAAAACAACCTTGGTACAAAAATACTTTATTTGTGTTGGTGGCCGACCATTGTGGCCCAACGATTTCGGTTGGCAATAAAACCCATGTTGGCCGATTTATGATTCCGATTGTATTTTATCATCCGGAAGATAAAAGTTTGGCAGGCAAACGTATCGATTTTGTAACCCAACAATCAGACATTTTACCTTCGGTAATGGATTATCTTAATTATGACCTGCCTTATTCGGCATTTGGGCATAGTTTTTTGAGCCCCGATTCGAGTATTGTAAGGTGTGCATTTAATTTTCAAGACAATACCTACCAATATATTACCAACGACTACGCGCTGCAATTTGACGGCGAAGAAATTGCTGGCTTATACGCTTACAAAACAGATAGTTTAGAGGCTAATAATTTATTGTTAGTTGGCGATAGTTTGGCGAATCCGGAATTCCGGAAAATTGCCGATAGCTTATTGGTACCGCTCAAAGCTGTTATTCAACGTCATAATTCGGCCATGATTCGCAACCAATTGCTTCCGCCCGAAACTATGCCTAAACGCAAAAGTAAAAAAAGTAAAACTACTACATCGGCGGGGGCAGTCAAAAAAAAGTAGTGCCTGTTCAATTAATGTATTAAGCCCAGCGGCGTTTTTTTGCGCCTTGTGCGGCATTAATAGCGTGTTCAATTTGGGTTAGTTGTTTAAGCGCCCAGGTTTTGCTGTGTAAATAAGTAGTGTCGGTTTCAATAAATGTTTGTAGCTGCTGATAGCGTTTGTTGCTGTACTGGTTTTTTAATTTTAGTAATTTGGGCAATAACCATAACATGTTTGGAATGTATTTTGCATGGTGCTCGGCTAACTCGGGGTGGTTTTTAGCGGTGTTTTTATAGGCATCGAGGGTTAATTCAAAGGCGTCGTCGTTATTGGTTTCAAAATAAGCATACATTAACAGCAATTTGGTATCGAAATAGCCATTTTCAATAAACGGCTCGGCGTTGGCCAACAAAGCAATGGCCTCGTGCAACTCGCCTTGGGCCAATAAAAGTCGCCCTTGGGCAAACAGTTGGTAGGCTTGTTGCGTGGCGGGGTTAGGCCAGTATTTTATATTTTCGGCAATAAACTGCAGAACCCAATTTTTACTGCGCAATTTTTGCCCTTCTAACACAATATTATCAAATAAATTGGCAGGAATATGTCCTTGCATCGCTACCATATCCGGATATGCCTCTAAATACAGTTTAAAAAGTTCTTCGTGCAAAACCGGGGTAAGCGGTTGTTTAAATTGCATTTGTTTTAAGTAATTGCTCAATAAGGTGTTAATATTAAGTTTTATATTCCATGTAAACACCGATTTATATAATTCGTAAGTTTGTTTTAACAGCCCGTAATTTTGCCAATTTGGTTGTTCCATCATAGCAATACCGTAATAATAAGCCAACAAATTAGGGTTGTTATTTGTTGTTGCTTCGTTGGGGTTAAAGGTGGTAATAATTTGGTTTAAAACTGTTAAGTCAATGGGTGTATGGCGTGCCACTTGCAACAAATTAAGCGCTTGCATTTTGGTTTCCATAGATAAATTCCAATTGAGCAGCGCAACGGTCTGAAGGTTGTTTTGTACAATTTTACTGTATTTTTCGAATGCCGATGTTGCCAAATAAATTTGACATAATCCTATATTTATTTTTAATTGGTTATAGTATGTATGTGCATCGGGCTGGTGTTCAGTGGTTAAATTTTGGTGTAGCTGTAAAAGCTTTTTTTCGGCGGTTTTGTAGTCTTTCCGGTAAATTAATTGGTTTACTAAATACAGCTCGGCATCAACAGGCAGTAACTCAAGATTTATTTGTTGTAAAAACGATTCAAACAAAGCCATTACATCTGAAATTAAATTATGCCAGGTTCCGGAATGAAAAGCCTTATCCGGATAAATTTTTTTGAATAGTTTTTCGCGATTAATTTTGGCCGGCTCAAACTTGGGGTAAAATGACAATACCACCTCGCAAAAACGAATAATGGTCTTATTTTTATTGAAAAATGGCGATTGCACAAAATCGGCAAATCGTTTTATTGTTTTGTCGTCTAAGGTTTTTAAAAGTGCAATTAATTTTGTATTTTCCATTTGTTTATTATATCGTACAATTCCTGTTTGCCTACTTAAATTTTCTGAGCAATCTAAATAAAAGGTAAATTTACAACAAACAAAATAATTAAATCTACGAATGAATAGTAACTGATAATAAAAAATAACTAATCCGTTCAAAAACAGCGTAAATAATATAGTTCAAACATTAAAAGAGTTAAAATACCAATACCTTTACTACCTTTGCCTAAATAATTTATATTTTTTATTTCACTTTAAACCGAATCTAGAACAACAAATTAAATTATATTTTTATGAATAAAATTGTTTACCTTCGTTTTCATTCTTTGGTGCTGCTAATATTTGCGGTAGCATTGATTTCATTAAGCAATACGTCATTTGCCGGCGGCGGCTGGACGAGAGATAAAGGCAAAGGGTTTGCCCAAATTGGGTTTAACAATATTACTTATACCACCACCTATTTAGACGATGGCAGTTTAGGCACTACCGATAACCTAACGCGCGAAATTACCGACCAAACCCTGCAATTGTATGCTGAGTATGGGCTTACCAACAATATAACCTTATTGCTTAACGCGCCCTACAAACTTACCGAAGCCAAAAAAATAGGAGCAAGCCCCAGACCCGAAGGCAGTTTAAATGGCGTGGGCAATATTAGCGTTGGCGGCAAATACGGAATTTTAAAAGGCAAAATCAATTTAGCTGCTACCCTTAGGTACGATGCCCAAACGGCAAAAGCCGATGAACTAACCGGCCTGCGCACCGGTTACGATGCCTCAGTAATTGCACCCGGCGTAGCAATTGGCTTGGGCGGTAACAAATGGCATGTTGGTGGCGATGCTAATTTTAATATCCGGACGAATGGTTATAGCACCGATATTAGTGCCATTATTGAAGGCGGCTACCGAATTTTAAAACCTGTTTTGTTAATGGCAGTCTTAGATATGCGCAAAAGTTTTAAAAATGGCAGCGTTGTTGATTTTAACCAAACAACCGAACTTTATACCGATGACCAAGAATTTATGGCCTTTGGAGGCAAACTTAATATTGACATTGCCGCCGGATTTGGATTAAATCTTTGGGGTTATGGCGCTTTAGCAGGTCGCAAAGTGCCAGCAGCACCCTCTATTGGTGCCGGACTTTGTTACACGTGGTAACAATTAAAGGCGTCGCTGTTTTGTTTGGCCAAAACTTTAAAAAAGGTTCAAGTAATTCTGTATTTTAACACCAGTAATTGCTAATTAAGAATAAAGGCAAATTAAATAAAAAGCCATAAATTGCTATGTTTAGTAGCATTTATGGCTTTTGTCGTTTGCTTTTAATTGACCGACCAAAATTATTTCGTTTCACATAATTTCGATATGCGATATTAATAGTTCCTTAGCCAGTTCAACCACCATATTTTCGTCGTAGGTGGCAGGGGCGGCGCTGTAAGGGCCAGCAGTAAAATTAGCAAACATTTGGTCGGTTGCAATGGTGTGCTGTTTGGCAACCCTAAAATAATTGGCAACTACCTCTTCGGGTATGTTAA
The sequence above is drawn from the Sphingobacteriales bacterium genome and encodes:
- the nadC gene encoding carboxylating nicotinate-nucleotide diphosphorylase; the encoded protein is MLVSPDVLDKFIEQILAEDVREGDHTSNACIPEFAEGKARLLVKQSGILAGVAVAERIFHKVSPHLALQIYLLDGTPIEPGNIAFEVSGPIRSILLAERMVLNCMQRMSGVATLTNQYVKAIAGTKAKILDTRKTTPGIRFLEKWAVRIGGGYNHRFGLYDMLMIKDNHHDFCGGITKAVSAAQKYLTEKGLSHLKIELEVRNLTELEEALAVGQINRIMFDNFTPELTRQAVQMVNGRYETESSGGITLQTIAAYAQTGVDFISVGALTHSSQSLDLSLKAFT
- a CDS encoding type IX secretion system membrane protein PorP/SprF, whose amino-acid sequence is MRLVLCFGVVIFLLGLVSSNTAFAQQDAQYTHYMFNSLAFNPGYAGTRGALNFTALGRFQWVGVEGAPKTFVLSGHSPITNQNMGVGGWVETDRIGVHNRTSLFGNYAYHLPVSEQNTLSLGLTAGFWHYASNWGNAGNILNPDDPNAINESSKILPNFGLGAFFYGENYYAGLSAPHILAQKLDEIALEAKQFLHLYLTGGYLFPLSEKLQLMPTALVKMTPNSSPVTFDVNANLIFDNKFGIGVGYRNSDAIDVMLQFNHKQLRIGYAYDLTLSQLKTFGSGSHEIMLGIDLGNKGNDDFGSDGKVLSPRFF
- a CDS encoding sulfatase-like hydrolase/transferase; translation: MISRKSANNPPHVTATASQWLHFGLLCKRLLIVMAIYTILRLAFFGYNIGLFPNVGLAKLLYICFHGLRFDISAILYVNALFVVGHLLPFPFRKYKAYQIGLKILFFVFNLPALFFAVTDLEFYKYQLKRADIGILGTAKDFALRLGQVFRDFWFLFILGFLLFWAIARIYKSTAPKTYQMPHKWLAQIAIFILGIGLTILGMRGGVSLKPIKPLTAAYYVEQNLVPIVNNTPFNIIHSIARKNIVEPTYFSPQQLDSLCNIYFYPEEKSKFKPQNVVILIVESFSSIYTGLNPSGKSYTPFLDSLAQKGLLCTNAFSNGKQSNQGVPAILASLPVLMHDPYIASNYQQSWILGIPGLLKRRATSRHFFMAHKTALSISTVLQNRRVLTTITVAASIITMPISMAPGAFLTAHFYSLVPKK
- a CDS encoding tetratricopeptide repeat protein → MENTKLIALLKTLDDKTIKRFADFVQSPFFNKNKTIIRFCEVVLSFYPKFEPAKINREKLFKKIYPDKAFHSGTWHNLISDVMALFESFLQQINLELLPVDAELYLVNQLIYRKDYKTAEKKLLQLHQNLTTEHQPDAHTYYNQLKINIGLCQIYLATSAFEKYSKIVQNNLQTVALLNWNLSMETKMQALNLLQVARHTPIDLTVLNQIITTFNPNEATTNNNPNLLAYYYGIAMMEQPNWQNYGLLKQTYELYKSVFTWNIKLNINTLLSNYLKQMQFKQPLTPVLHEELFKLYLEAYPDMVAMQGHIPANLFDNIVLEGQKLRSKNWVLQFIAENIKYWPNPATQQAYQLFAQGRLLLAQGELHEAIALLANAEPFIENGYFDTKLLLMYAYFETNNDDAFELTLDAYKNTAKNHPELAEHHAKYIPNMLWLLPKLLKLKNQYSNKRYQQLQTFIETDTTYLHSKTWALKQLTQIEHAINAAQGAKKRRWA
- a CDS encoding sulfatase-like hydrolase/transferase, with amino-acid sequence MSSHQPYALPPGFEGRFKGDELLQSVGYADYALEQFFETVKKQPWYKNTLFVLVADHCGPTISVGNKTHVGRFMIPIVFYHPEDKSLAGKRIDFVTQQSDILPSVMDYLNYDLPYSAFGHSFLSPDSSIVRCAFNFQDNTYQYITNDYALQFDGEEIAGLYAYKTDSLEANNLLLVGDSLANPEFRKIADSLLVPLKAVIQRHNSAMIRNQLLPPETMPKRKSKKSKTTTSAGAVKKK